From Desulfurella sp., one genomic window encodes:
- a CDS encoding HlyD family efflux transporter periplasmic adaptor subunit — translation MKIKFSRPPSSPNEVSGLKVNYEPPKRPISKWRFRAVLILFLLPFLVFGVYLIYKITYNLLFINAPGYLIINQITIKSPYDGKVVYIKKQGDKIYKNEIIAKIENTLIENQYKELLKNLKQIKSTDTSKNNTKLVEIAKKLYENRLKTYQKIVDLKQQGAATTDEVTNALSQLNSAEISYLQAESSLESSKNVSIPIADNMRLNELESILKTLTIRSPENATIALNLVKEGELVSKNEDLMVLQNNNNLIIEAFLGPNKIKHVFLGKKTKVIFPNGKSIQAEVIGLKLQTQKTPPILVSPFTKEDLSVVVELKRISVIPKNLMINYMPVKVIF, via the coding sequence ATGAAAATTAAATTTAGCAGACCCCCTTCATCTCCAAATGAAGTTAGCGGTTTAAAAGTTAATTATGAACCTCCAAAAAGACCAATTTCAAAATGGCGTTTTAGGGCTGTGCTTATATTATTTTTACTGCCATTTTTAGTTTTTGGTGTATATTTGATTTATAAAATTACTTACAATCTATTGTTTATTAATGCACCCGGATACTTAATTATTAACCAAATAACAATCAAATCTCCATATGATGGAAAAGTAGTATATATAAAAAAACAAGGTGATAAAATTTATAAAAATGAAATTATAGCAAAGATAGAAAACACCTTAATAGAAAACCAATATAAAGAATTATTAAAGAATTTGAAACAAATTAAATCAACAGACACTTCTAAAAATAACACTAAATTAGTAGAAATTGCTAAAAAATTGTATGAAAACCGATTAAAAACTTATCAAAAAATAGTAGATTTAAAACAGCAAGGCGCAGCGACAACAGATGAAGTAACCAATGCACTTTCTCAGCTTAATTCCGCTGAAATTTCTTATCTTCAAGCAGAGTCAAGCTTAGAGAGTAGTAAAAATGTTAGTATACCTATTGCCGATAATATGAGATTAAACGAATTGGAATCCATATTGAAGACTTTAACTATAAGGTCACCAGAAAATGCAACAATTGCTTTAAATCTTGTCAAAGAAGGAGAGTTGGTTAGTAAAAACGAAGATTTAATGGTATTGCAAAATAATAACAATCTTATTATAGAAGCTTTTTTAGGGCCAAATAAAATAAAACATGTTTTTCTTGGTAAAAAAACCAAAGTAATATTTCCAAACGGAAAATCAATACAAGCTGAAGTTATTGGTTTAAAACTACAAACCCAAAAAACCCCACCAATTTTAGTATCGCCGTTTACAAAAGAAGATTTATCAGTAGTAGTTGAATTAAAACGAATTAGCGTTATTCCTAAAAATTTAATGATCAATTATATGCCTGTAAAGGTTATTTTTTAA